A portion of the Hydrogenimonas thermophila genome contains these proteins:
- the rfbH gene encoding lipopolysaccharide biosynthesis protein RfbH, which translates to MTKQEQLKQEILQKTKEYYELVHKPQQSQEFQEGKSRVNYAGRVFDENEMMNLVDSSLDFWLTYGKYSKEFEKRLAQFLGVRWAFLVNSGSSANLLAFYALTSPLLGSRRVKRGDEVITVAAGFPTTVAPIVQYGAVPVFVDMELKHFNIDTTQLEKAVSSKTKAVMIAHTLGNPFNIKAVKEFCDKHNLWLIEDNCDALGSTYEGKLTGTWGDIGTSSFYPPHHMTMGEGGAVYTDNPLLKKILLSMRDWGRDCWCESGVDNTCGHRFTQQFGSLPKGYDHKYVYSHFGFNLKPTDMQAAVGVAQLEKFPQFVQKRKENFQKLYDGLKDIEEFILLEPQPNSDPSWFGFMITLKDGVKFSRNELAEYLENNNIQTRNLFAGNMLRHPMFESLEKDKDYRVIGNLPNTDKIMNDSFWVGVYPGMSSEAIDYMVTKIREFINEKH; encoded by the coding sequence GTGACAAAACAAGAACAACTGAAACAAGAGATTTTACAAAAGACTAAAGAGTATTATGAACTTGTACATAAACCACAGCAATCACAAGAGTTTCAAGAAGGAAAAAGCCGAGTAAACTATGCAGGTAGAGTATTTGATGAAAATGAGATGATGAATCTTGTTGACTCTTCTTTAGATTTTTGGCTTACCTATGGAAAATACTCTAAAGAGTTTGAAAAAAGATTAGCTCAATTTCTAGGTGTTAGATGGGCATTTTTAGTCAATTCAGGAAGTAGTGCAAACCTTTTAGCCTTTTATGCTTTAACTTCACCTTTACTTGGAAGCAGACGTGTAAAAAGAGGTGATGAAGTTATAACCGTAGCGGCAGGCTTTCCTACCACAGTAGCTCCAATTGTTCAGTATGGTGCAGTACCTGTCTTTGTAGATATGGAGCTAAAACATTTTAATATTGATACCACTCAGTTAGAAAAAGCTGTAAGCTCAAAAACAAAAGCTGTAATGATAGCTCATACTTTGGGGAATCCTTTTAACATAAAAGCTGTAAAAGAGTTTTGTGACAAACATAACCTTTGGCTTATAGAAGATAATTGTGATGCTCTTGGGTCAACCTATGAAGGAAAACTTACAGGAACTTGGGGAGATATAGGAACAAGTAGCTTTTATCCGCCACACCATATGACAATGGGAGAAGGTGGTGCCGTTTATACTGATAATCCTCTTCTTAAAAAGATACTTCTTTCAATGAGAGATTGGGGAAGAGATTGTTGGTGTGAAAGTGGTGTAGATAATACTTGCGGACACCGTTTTACACAACAGTTTGGCTCTCTTCCTAAAGGGTATGATCATAAATATGTCTATAGCCACTTCGGTTTTAATCTTAAGCCCACTGATATGCAAGCAGCTGTCGGCGTAGCTCAACTTGAGAAATTTCCACAATTTGTTCAAAAGAGAAAAGAGAACTTTCAAAAGCTTTATGATGGATTAAAAGATATTGAAGAGTTTATTCTATTAGAACCACAACCAAACAGTGATCCTAGTTGGTTTGGATTTATGATTACTCTGAAAGATGGAGTTAAGTTTAGTAGAAATGAACTTGCTGAATATCTTGAAAACAATAATATTCAAACAAGAAATCTCTTTGCTGGAAATATGCTAAGACATCCAATGTTTGAGAGTCTAGAAAAAGATAAAGATTATAGAGTTATAGGTAACTTACCAAATACAGATAAAATTATGAATGACAGCTTTTGGGTTGGGGTTTATCCTGGTATGAGTAGTGAGGCGATTGATTATATGGTCACAAAAATTAGAGAGTTTATTAATGAAAAGCATTGA